CAGAATAACCGGCCTTTTCCATCAGGTATTTTTTCCCCTGGGCAGTTGTCCATTTTTCATGGTGAATACCCGTATCGGCAACGAGGTTTGCCGCTGCCCGCAACTGGGCTTCAAGATACGCGATGCGGCCCGTCGAATCCCCTGAATACTGATTCAGGTCGTGGTCCATAATGTAATCTGCATACAACGCCCATCCTTCTGCAAAAGCGGGGTATTGCTGATACTTCTGAAATTCCGGTATATCATTTTGCCGTGTGAGCAGGCTTTGCCGAAATTGATCCCCTGGGACAAGGTAACGGTAAATTTCCGAGCGATTACGATACAGTTTGTGTTTTTCGCGCATTTGAGGGTGAATCCACAACCGGTCAGGCAAGGTGGAATCTGCTGATGGGAAATACTGAAGGGAAACGGGCAGGGTATTGTCATGTTCTCCCGCAGGGATAAATGAAACTGATGCCAGAGATTCGGTATTTTCAAATATACCGCCTATCATGGGGCGGGTTTCCCTGTACAATTTCTGGTATGCGGTGAGGCAGGGGTTGTACCGAATCTGCCCGGTGACGCAGGAAGTAGGTTGTGCAGATGACCAGGCAAGCAACTGTTTGCCCGGATATTTTTCTTCTGAATGGGGAAGGGTGAGTGCCCGTGCCAGCAGTAAAGCCAATGAATCGGCGCTTTTCTGCCCTTTTTCATGCAGGTCAGCGGGTTTTTGTCCGTAAATACCCGCCTCTTCGAGCATAAGTGCATAAAATTTTTCCCCATTTTCCCATTGCCATACCCCAGTTTCTGGCTCTTCTCTGGCAGGCAGCTGCGCCAAAAACTCATCCAACCGGGTATATGCCGGGTAAATTTCCTGTTCCACTACATGTGAAGACTGTTCCAGCAGGTTTGCCGATTCGTATTCGTTGATTTCCGTAGGCTCAATTTTGATCAGCTTTCGTGCATACCCTATATAAAATGGATTTTGATCTGGTGGAATGGCCAGAAACCGGGCGATTTGTGCGCGCATCGCTGCAATGAGCGAAGGCGGAAGGTGGATGCCTTTTGCTTCCCTTTCTCTGGTAACTTTGATCGTTTCCTCAATACTTTCATCTACATTTCGGAGCCGGATCAGATAATGATTTGCCTCATCCTGTGTTGTCATCTCATGGTGAAGGGCAAACAATCCCGGTAAACTGACCTGCGGTCCGTCCACAGGATTGAGGAAGAATACATAATCGGCGAAGGCTGCTTTTTGTTTTGCAGCCTGTAAGGAACGCCTGATAAGGGTATGGGTAATTCGCTGCCGGTCTGTAAAATCGACGGTATCGATTTGTGCCATCTCCTGAAGAAATCCATCGGCGAGGCTGGCATTTTTTTTCAGCAGGCTTTCCCGGCTGGTGAGTTTCCGGTCATAATTGCCTGCCTGGTCGCGCAGCGAAGGGCGAACCTGGCTTAAGAACTCAGGATCATTTTCGATCATGGAGACCGCTACCCGCTCAGCCCACTGGTCGATATTGTGCCCTCTGTCCCAGGCAAAGCGGGCTACCCAAATGCCACCAGCCAGCAGCAAGGCTAAAAGGATAATGATTGGTAGATGTCGCAGCGTGATTTTCATATTTAGAAAAGTCTATGCCACTTCGGCCTGCAGTTTCTGTAGATTTTTTACTCTGATACGTTTTCGATCAAAGTCCAGCAGATTGTCTTCGCGAAACTGGTTGAGGATGGTGGTAACTGTTTGCCGGGATGTACCTGTGAAGTTTGCGATTTCCTGATGGGTCAGGTAGTTGCGAATAACGACCGAGCCATCGACGATATTTCTTCCACTTTTTCGGGCTTGCTCCAGAATATATTCAGCGATTCGTGTTTTAGCATCTTTAAAAAGCAGCGATTCCAGGCGTTTTTGAGTGTAAATCACCCGTTGCCCCATTAGTTTGTTGAGGAAATCCTGAAATCCGGAGACATCACGCATCAATCCGACCACATCTTCCCGTCTGAGGATACATAGTTCCGTATCTTCAACTGCTGCGGCATAATCGTTTCGTTTATTTTCTCCGTAAACCGCCATTTCCCCAAATATCTCTCCGGGGTGAAGAATCGCGCGAATCATTTCATTGCCGTCTTCTGTATATCCGGCAATTTTGACTGCGCCCTTATGGATAAAAAATACCCGATCAGAGTTATCATCACTGAAGTAGATAAACTCTCCCTTTTTATATTGCCTTTTGGGTTGTTTGGCATAATTTTCCTCCGCGCCGTTGATTGGGCAAAAGCATTCCAGGAGGTTTACCTCTTCGAGGTACCATATACTGCCATTTTCCGTATTCATCGGATCAAAAGATTTTATAGGTTAATGAGCCCGATAATCTTTTACGCCTGCTTCTATACGCGTATTGAGGAAATTTTCCGGCGGCGGGATCGGGCATGACCATCCGTCGCTGTAAGCACAATAAGGATTATATAGAAGGTTAAAGTCGATTTCTATGGTATTGTCTTTGGGTACATTGAGGTCGAGATATCTTCCACCTCCGTAAGTCTCTGCACCTGTAGTAAGGTCGGTAACCGGGAGAAACAGATGGTCCTCGTATTGTTTTACACCTGCGAGCTGGAGGTTGCGGTAGGCCAGAAGCTCAAAAGTTTCGCCTTTAAGTTCAAAAGATAACCGGGCGTAGGATACAAATTTTTTATTTCGCTTTGGGTCGCTGGTCGGCATCTCAAATGCCTGCGCTTCAGGAGTAAGTTTTACCTGAGCGACTACCCGGTAGGCAGGGTCAGGTGCAAAATATTCCAGCCCGTGAAATGCTGAAGCTTCTTTCCTGAAAGGAGAAGTTTCAGGGTTTTTAAATTCCCTGTGAACCTGCCTGCGGTGTTTTTCTATTTTACGGATATAGCCTTTGTCAGAGCCCGAGAAAGCAGTCAGGAAAATAAACACCAGTACCAGTAGTGATAAATTAAATATCCTCATGATTTTTATAATCCAAAATAACATCCATACTTGTGACGGCAATCGGGTGATAATTGGGTCTTGCTTCCTGGTAGATGTCGAGGGCCAGTTTTTTCCCTTCTTCTGTTTTAACCATTTCCTTGTAAATAGGTTCAAGAAATTTTCTCCGTCCTACTTTTTTCAGAAAGGCCCGGATTGCCGGATGGGCCTGAGTATATTGATTGTGAATGGATTTTACATACCAGATACACTGAATTTCAGGATTTGTATTTTTACTCAACGAAAATACAGAGTCGAGGGCTGCCATTTGTGATATGTTCAGCGAATCAGGCATGCTTCGAATAAAATGCTGCCATTCATGTGAACTCCATCCTGTGGTTGTGAGTTTTTCCGGAGAAATACCTGCGATCCAGGCTGCAACCTGATCTTCCACCGCTTTAAACCTGACAGATGGCTGATAGGGAATATTATCGGGAATACCGGTTCCATAAACCCAGTCGTGAAGTTCGATTTTCATTTCCATGTCTGGGTATTTGGAGAGAAGATTTTGCTGAAGAATCGTTACAAAATGATCGGTCGTCATGGTTTGGAAGGCATTTTCTGCAAAATAGCTCTTCAGGAAATCATCAAATGCCTCGCGGCCGACATTTTCTTCAATAAGTCTCAGAAAAAAATACCCTTTGTCGTAAGCAATAGAGCCGACCCCGTCATCCGGGTTTCTACCTGTAAGATCAATGGCCAGCCGGGTGTCAAGGCTATCATCCGGCCATAAACCTTCTACTTCTTCTTCCAGGTCCTCATAACTGATTTGTGCCAGCATTTCCGAATATTCACGGCCTTTGAGTTTTTCCATGATGCGGTTTTCAAAATAGACCGTAAACCCTTCATTCAGCCAGAAATCATTCCATGTGGCATTGGTCACAAGGTTTCCCGACCAGGAGTGCGCCATCTCATGGGCTACAAGTGCCACCAGGGATCGGTCACCTGTGATGACCGTAGGGGTAGCAAAGGTCATCCGGGGGTTTTCCATTCCACCAAAGGGAAAACTGGGCGGCAAGACAATCAGATCATATCTTTCCCATTGGTAAGGGCCGTAGAGTTCTTCAGCGATCGTCATCATTTGTTCCATTTCGGCAAATTCCCAAACGGCCGCGTCAATTACTCCCGGTTCTGCATAAATGCCGGTACGTGCGCCTACGGGTCTGAAAACAAAATCGCCCACAGCCAGTGCCAGTAAATAAGCGGGAATCGGCTGTTTCATTTCGAAGGAATAAACGCCTCCGGGCATAACCTCTACGGGGTTTTTGGCACTCATTACAGCCATCAGCCCGTCGGGTACCTTGACCGTGGCGTTGTAAGTAAAGCGAATGCCCGGGCTATCCTGTACCGGAACCCAGGTACGTGCGTTGATCGCCTGAGATTGTGTCAGGAAAAAGGGCGAACGCTTATCTGCCGTAAGTTCTTTGGGCAAAAACTGTAAGGCTTCAGCACCAGGTTTTGTGGAGTATACCACACTCACATACCGGGTATTTTGCCGGAGCTCCACCATCAGCGCCTGCCCCATAATGGAGTCATTTTCTCCTAATTTATAGGTTGCAATTTTTTCATCTGTACCATCGGGGGAGATCATTACCGAGTGAATATCCAGATCTTTTACATCCAGGTAGAGCTCTTTTGCATTTCTGCGCACTTTTTCAACCGTAAGCAGGGCCGTTCCTTGTAAAATTTCTTTTTCAAAATCTACGACAATGTCCAGATCAAGATGAGTGACCCGCGCTTCATAAGGGCGGGAGTAAGAGTGCGGATCTGCAATTTCGTCTTCTACGGGTGATTCAATGGTGCAACCAGCCAGCCACAACACGACCGGAAGAATTTTCATCCATCCGGCTAAATAGGTTATTTTCATAATATCTGTTCAGGGTCCGGTTCATTTATCCCGCAATTTAAGTTAATTGGTGAAAATCTGAAAATTTGCAGTCTTTTGGGTAAGATTCTATTTTTCCAAACATGTACAGAGTAAAAGTATGGGGACCCGTTATCACTTTCCTCTGGATTGCCGGGGTGTATCTTCTAACGCGAAATCCTCACCCTGGTTTTGGTGATGCCCTTGGATTCCTGTATCATGCAGAAAAGGGCTTTGATTTAGCGACAAATGCTACCAGCCATTTTCTTTATATCAATTTTGCACATATAGTAGTCGTCCTTTTACCCTTCCTTTCAACGATTGTTGTGTTGTCGCTCCTTTCGGTTGTATTTGGGTTGCTTTCGCTGGAAAGACTATATCGGCTCGCCCTTTATATCTGCAAAGATCGGCAGGCTGCACGGTTTACCGTACTGATCATCGCTTTTAGTTTTACCTGGTGGCGGCAGGCTGTTGTGATAGAGGTCTATACTTTTTATTGCTTTTGTGTTTTGCAGGTATGGGTATTGGTTGTAAAAGATGTCATTTCCGGAGAATACCGCCGCTTACCCCATGCGGGTTTCTGGATGGGTTTATCTGTGCTGGCGCATATTCAGACTTTGTTACTGATTCCCTTTTTTCTTTTATATCTCTGGTGGGGAAGATCAAATAAAAAACAGGTTGCCCTTTCTTTGGGTATAAGTGCCGCTTTGGGGAGTGTATTGGTCGTTTTGCCTTTAGTTTTTCATTTAAACCCGGTTGATGCTGTATTTTTTGATAACCATTTTCGGGGAGAAGTTTTGGGCATTCATTTGCGGGATCTCATCATGGGGAGTTTTCGCAGCCTGGGATATCTTTTGTACAATTTCCATATTTTCATTCCTTTTTTAGTTCATGGGCTGATCGTAACCTGGCGGCAGGAACGGAAAATGGTACAGTTGCTGGGGCTTGCGGCACTTCCGGTCTGGTTATTTGCCATGCGGTATAATGTTTCAGACAACTATGTATTTTTCCTGTTGCCATATTTTGCACTTGCTGTATTTGCCGGTATGAGTTTTCGCTTTATGGTTTCCGGAATTCAGACCGGATGGCTGAGGATTTGCGCAATAATTTTACCATTTGTCTTATCGCCATTGATATATTTTTTTGCGTGGAAAACAGCTGAACAAATACCTGCTATGCAGGCGTTTGCCAATTCCAAAGCCTATAAGGGCGGAATCGCCTTTTATCTTTGGCCCGGACAATCGCAGGCACCTGACCCGCTCCGGCTGGCTAAGGAAATTCGGGAGGGGAAAGTAGCTCCTGTGCCAGATTTTGAGCGGTATCCCATGGCTTTAAAGTATCTGGAAATCCAAAACCTATAATCTTTTGCCTGTGAATCCATCACCCATTGGCATATTTGACTCCGGACTTGGCGGTCTTTCTGTATGGAAGGAAGTAAAAATCGCCTGTCCATCCGAGTCGCTGATTTACTACGCCGACAGCGGCAATTGTCCGTATGGCAGTCGTCCCCCGGAGGAGATTATTCATCTCTCCTCCGAAATCACCCAATTCCTCCTCCGCAAACACTGCAAACTGATTGTCGTCGCATGTAATACCGCAACGGCAGCGGCCATCGCACATCTACGGGCAAATTTTTCCGTACCGTTTGTCGGGATAGAGCCCGCATTAAAGCCGGCAGCGCAGCTGACGAAGACGGGCCATATCGGCGTGCTCGCTACCCGCGGCACCTTTGCCGGGGCACATTACCAGCGCACAAAAGAAAAATTTGCGAGCAAGGTGGAAGTCCATATCCAGATAGGAGAAGGCCTGGTCGAACTCGTTGAAAACAACCAGGCCAATACACCGGAAGCAGAAACACTGGTACGCCGATACATCGGCCCCATGCTCGACGCTGGAGTAGATCAGATTGTACTGGGTTGTACGCATTACCCATTTCTCCTGCCTGTCATGGAGAGGGTGGCCGGAGACCGGGCAAATATCATCAATCCCGCCCCGGCTGTGGCGCGGCAGGTCGTAAGCCAGTTGGAACAGTTGGGATTGGCTGCACCGGAAGAAAATCAGCCGGAATATTCGTTTTTCAGTAGCGGTGACAGTGCGCGTATATTCGAGATGATTGGATAAGGTTTTTATTTTGGCCCTAATTTTGCTTTATTACGAATATCCAAATCAAAACTCTAAGCGTATGGACTTTTCCTCAACAGAAAGCTGGTTTGATATAACAGTAGCTGTGGTAAGTGTGGCTGCAGTCATTATCGGCCTGGTTACCATCCGCAAAATGCTCAAAGAAGAATCCTTAAGTCTAAAGCAGCCTCTCGTGCAGCCGGAAATTACGCTGCCCGAAAGTCCGGGATATTCGCGGACTAAGTCTGTGATAGAAACGATAGAAGAAAAAAACAAAAAAGAAAATCCTCCCGAAACAACGGCCTCCCGGCTGAAAAAAAGCGAGACCGCTCCCAGTCCTGTTAAAGCCAGCCCCAAAATTATTGCTATTCCGGAACCTCGAAATCGTGAAAAGCAGGGGATTTCCGATATTTTCTTCAACCGGTTCCGGCGCAAAATCAGTACCCAAACGGGGAAAAGCCTCATCATTACGACCGATGAGGTGCTGACAAAACCACCGAAGCACCATGTTCCGCCAAGGCTGAAAGGGGATCAGCTTACGCTGGAATCCCCCAACAAACTGTTGTTCCGCTTAAAAAATGAGGGGCATAAACTCATTTATAAAAAAATCCAGGCAGGGCCCAATAATGAGTTGAATATTACCTACGAACCGCCGCAACGGCGAATCAATATGCTCCTCGAAGAATATGATCAGGGGGAGATTATCTCCTTTTCACTTACCGGTACCAACGTGATTTCTCAAACCTATCATTTCACGATTCATTACGGTGATATGAATGGCAATTATTACACGCAGCAAATCGGTGGACTGGGCCGCGAGTTTCCGATCGTAGATGCACCGGTAAAAGTGTAATCCTTATCAGAATAATCTCCGTTTACTTATTCATCTTTCAGGGTCTCCGCCGGATTTGTCAATGCAGCCTTTATTGACTGATACCCCACTGTGAGCCATGCCAGTACAATCGCCAGAACTGCTGCGGCAACCAGCGTAAATATTCCCACATTTACCCGATAGGCAAAACCACTGAGCCAGTTGTTCATCAGATACCAGGAAGCCGGAAGTGCGATCATTGAGGCGAACAATACAAGTATGGAGAAGTCTTTTGACAACATCGATACAATGTTTCCCACAGTCGCGCCCAGTACTTTGCGGATCCCGATTTCCTTTGCTCGCTGCAAGGTGGTAAAAGATGCCAGGCCAAATAATCCAAGGCATGCAATCAATATCGCCAGTGAAGCAAAAATGCCGAAGGCTTTACCAATCTGCTGTTCTGACTGGTACAACTGCTGGTAGGAGTCGTCGAGAAAATGATATTCAAACGGGCGGTGAGGAACCATTTCTTTCCAGGTTTTTTCGAGGTGAGCGATTGCCACGTCGGGGTTTTGAGGACTGATTCGCACCAGTGCTTCATAGTAATCGTAAGGGGAAAGGAAAATCACAAGCGGTGTGATTTCTTTATGGAGCGAGGCAATATGGAAGTCCGCCACCACTGCCTGAATAAAACCTGCTCTTCCGTTGAGGTTGACCAGTTGGCCAACAGCTTCTTCCGGTTTCCATCCAAGCGTCTGTATGGCTTTTTGGTTCATGATAAAGGGAAAATCTTCGCGAAGTGCGCTCGCCGGGGTGTAGTTGCTTCCGGCAATGATTTCCAGCCCAAGGGTTTGAACCACATCCACATCTGAGGCCATCGCCTGTACCAGGCGTGAGTCCGCTTCATTGGCGGGTTTAAACAGGGTGTAGGTTCCGTCTATTTTTACCGGATTTTCAGAAACAGCGGATACTTCCAGTATTTCCGGGATATTTTTCAGGCTGCCTTTAAGGGTTTCCCATTTTGCGCCAATTTCACGGTCCATGGGTAAAACCACAAGCTGGTCTTTGTCATAACCCAGGCGGGTATGCTGAATCAGGTACAGTTGCCGGTACACGACGAGGGTACATACAATCAGGAAAATAGAAATGGCAAACTGAAAAACCACGAGGGTTTTGCGCAAGAGGTTTCCTCCTGAAGAGGATCTGTATTTACCCCGGAGGATCTGCACCGGTTCAAACTTTGTAAAAACTACAGCCGGCCATATTCCTGAAGCCAGGCTGACAAAAATACCCGTAACTATAACCAGGGGGATCAGAAAGGGAGTGGTAGAAAAATCAAGGGAAAGCTCACGGTGAATCAGCGTGTTAAACAAAGGCAAACTCAGGCGTGCAAAGATCACAGCAACGCCAATCGCCAGAAAAGTAATCAGGGCTGATTCGCCGATGAACTGTGAAAAAATCTGGCTTTTATATGCGCCTACAACTTTTCTCAGCCCCACTTCCCGTGCTCTGTCCACAGACCGGGCTGTGGCGAGGTTCATATAGTTGATGCACGCGATCAGCAAAATGAGCAGCGCAATACCCGAAAAAATATACACATAGCGAATGTCGCTGCCAGGTTCCAGCTCATTTTCTGCATCGGAGAAAAGGTGAATGTCGGCCAGTGGCGTAAGGCGGTACAGCAGGCTTTTATTTCCACCCAACTCATCGCCCAGTTCGCGCTCAATGAGTGCGGGTATTTTTTCCCGTAGAGCGGCGACCGCTTCCGGACTTTTGAGCAGGAGGTATGTCTGGTAATTGGCTGACCACCAGATTTCTTCTTTTGCGGCCTGGAGAGAGGAAAAGGAAGCGAGGAAATCTACATGGAAGTGGGAATTTGGCGGCATATCTTCCATTACGCCGGTAACTTTGTAGTCCCGGCTGTTGTTGATATTCAGCACCTTTCCCATAGGGTTTTCGTCGCCAAAATATTTTTTAGCGCTGGAAGCTGTGAGAATGATACTTGCCGGGTTGTTGAGTGCATGTTGGGGATCACCCGATGTAAGTGTAAAAGAAAAGATGTCAAAGAAAGTAGAATCTGCATAAAACAGCCCTGATTCCTGAAAAACACGGTCGCCATATCGTAGCACATCTGTACTGAAGGTACCCGATGCCAGCAGCCGTACCCCATTTTCCACTTCCGGAAACTCCCGCTGGAAAACGGGCGAGACAGCAGTAGGGGAAACCGCAATATGCCGGGTATTGTCTCCGTCCCTCATTTCCATACTGACCCGGTAGATCCGGTCGAGATTTTTGTGAAAGCGATCATAACTCATCTCGTGCCTGACAAACAAAATCAGCAGCAGGCAGGCTGCGAGGCCGGTTCCAAGTCCAAATACATTGATCAGGGAGTAAGAAAGATGTTTTCGCAGGTTGCGAAAGGCGATAGTGAAATAATGTCTGATCATGGCAGGGTTGATAAAGGTGAGAGGAAATGCGAAAAGCTTAATTCTGAAAAGCGGTAACAAACTCAGCATGCTGAGGAAATACTTCCATCGGGCATACAGATTGTTTTTTTCCGTTGAATGAAGGTGAAACAATTCGGTCAGGTCGCCGAGAATATCTTCTGCGATTTCAGCTTCCAGTCCCCATTGGAGAAATCGCTCCATCCATGTGGGGGGGTGAACGGGTGGTTTGCCTGGCATGGTAGGGGATTAAGAAAAATCAAAAGCGACAGGGGGTACAGAATCCCATAGTTGACTGCGCAGATCTTTGGCTTCGGTCAGGGCCCGGTAGCCATAGACCGTAACACGGAAAAAGCGTTTGCGTTTTCCCCCGCGTTCGGCGGTGGCTTCACCCAGCCTGGAGCTGAGATATCCTTTGTCTTCCAGACGTTTTAAGGCTGTGTGCAGGGCACCTACGCTGATCGATCTGCCCATACGGTTTTCTATCTCTTGCTTTACGCTTACGCCATACGCCTCATCAAATAAAGCTGCGACTGTCAGTAGTACGATTTCTTCCAGTTCTCCGAGATAAGTCCCTTTCATACTTAAAATTATATTATTCCTAAATGTAGGTAATATAATTAAAAATGCAAATGGTTAGCTGAAAAACAAAAAAAAAGCCCCGAAGGGCCTTAGAAACAGATTCACCTAAAAATTTTTAGCCAGCCAAAAAAAGTTATGTTCTTGTTTGTTTGTATTTATCCACTTTAGCTTTTTCCTCCCGGGTAAGTTGTGGGTATATCCGGTCAAAATAAGGCTCATCGATAAAATATTTAATCACATAATCATCGCCGATATTGATGTTGTTGGACCGCATGATTCCGAGCATCATAGGTATCCAGCTGTATTCATGGTACAGTGGTTGAATAGGGGTTACCGCTTTTTGTGAAGTTTGAGGAGCTGAATAATAAGCCTGACGCATATTGCCGGCTACATATTTTCCCTGCTGTTCAATTTTGGAATCATACGTAACCATTTGGGTGATGACGTTACTCTGCTCAGGATCAGACGTGATAGATTCCAGCCTTTTTGCCTCTGCCCTTGAGATATACTGGACAGACTGAACAAATAGTTTTTGGGCAAAGAGTTTGAAAGCCGCGACGTTAAACAGGTATTCTTCGCCAGTGGCATAAAATACCGGACGATCTACATTTTCGACAAATACGGTTCCATCATTTTCGATATAGTAGCCTCGGATCACATTTTCACTCAATACAATCTTCAGGGGGGTGATGTGTTTTTTTACGAGGTCTTTATCATCTGGACCGCGATAGCTGAATGTGCGCTCAGGCAGCCAGTCAGTATGAAACATGACCATCTTTTTTTCTGCATTGTATCTGCCAAACTTGATAAAAATGTGCCGTAGAAATACCTTTTCGAAGGGTTCAATATTTTTCTTCGCGAGGTAGGTGTCCACAAACTCAATTTTTTCCTGGTCGGCGTTATGGTTGCCAAGCAGAATGATTTTTTCAAAAATCTCAGTCAGTCGCCGGTTCATTTCAATAGAATCGGAAACGTGAGAAGAATGTCGGTTTAGGGAAAAAACCTGATTGTTGCCAGTGCGGAGCAGACAGTTTTTTTCATAAAAATTTAAAAAACCGAGTCCGCCGAAGTTAAGTGTCAGGGTTTGTACAGAAGCAGCATAGCGTCCTTTCAATTCGGCATAAGCAGCCAGTTTAAATCGATTGTCGATGGTGAGAGGATAAGAACTGACATTGTCATTAATTACTTCTTCGAGGGAGATTGTGTTGGAATTACTTTGAGCAAAGATCGGAGCAAGCAGCAGACAAATGGCCAAAAAGCCTAACGTGGTTTTCAACATTGACAGGACTGATTGTATAATGAAATTGAGCGTTGAAATATGTACATATGACGGTAACGAGACACAATTACGACTTACTCATGCGTATTTTCAATGCGAAAAATAAAAAAATATAACATCTTGTTTGAAAGGTTAATTCTTCGCAATTAATCAATATCTAACATATTCGGGAGCCGAAATATTAAGACTTTCGCATAAAATACAACTGCCAATCATGGCATAAATGAGTTTTATATTCATTTAAACCACTTAAAATACGATCCGCCTGAATAACTTACTTCTGAGTATAAAATCTTCGGCTGACTATTTAGGAAAATGCATCATATCAGTGTTTCTCCGAAGATAACCAACAGTTGCGCTATGCCGGCCAAAAGGCCCAGTACAGCACCGACAAGGATAAGTTTCCACTCATCTTCCTGAAAGATCGGCCTCAGAAAGCCCGCAAACTCAACCGGGCCCAGGGCCTGCATTTTGGTGCGGAGGGTGTTTTCAATATCGAGTGCTTCTTCCGCATATCCGAAAATATGTTTAATAGAGTGG
The DNA window shown above is from Bacteroidia bacterium and carries:
- a CDS encoding M1 family metallopeptidase, whose translation is MKITYLAGWMKILPVVLWLAGCTIESPVEDEIADPHSYSRPYEARVTHLDLDIVVDFEKEILQGTALLTVEKVRRNAKELYLDVKDLDIHSVMISPDGTDEKIATYKLGENDSIMGQALMVELRQNTRYVSVVYSTKPGAEALQFLPKELTADKRSPFFLTQSQAINARTWVPVQDSPGIRFTYNATVKVPDGLMAVMSAKNPVEVMPGGVYSFEMKQPIPAYLLALAVGDFVFRPVGARTGIYAEPGVIDAAVWEFAEMEQMMTIAEELYGPYQWERYDLIVLPPSFPFGGMENPRMTFATPTVITGDRSLVALVAHEMAHSWSGNLVTNATWNDFWLNEGFTVYFENRIMEKLKGREYSEMLAQISYEDLEEEVEGLWPDDSLDTRLAIDLTGRNPDDGVGSIAYDKGYFFLRLIEENVGREAFDDFLKSYFAENAFQTMTTDHFVTILQQNLLSKYPDMEMKIELHDWVYGTGIPDNIPYQPSVRFKAVEDQVAAWIAGISPEKLTTTGWSSHEWQHFIRSMPDSLNISQMAALDSVFSLSKNTNPEIQCIWYVKSIHNQYTQAHPAIRAFLKKVGRRKFLEPIYKEMVKTEEGKKLALDIYQEARPNYHPIAVTSMDVILDYKNHEDI
- a CDS encoding Crp/Fnr family transcriptional regulator, whose translation is MNTENGSIWYLEEVNLLECFCPINGAEENYAKQPKRQYKKGEFIYFSDDNSDRVFFIHKGAVKIAGYTEDGNEMIRAILHPGEIFGEMAVYGENKRNDYAAAVEDTELCILRREDVVGLMRDVSGFQDFLNKLMGQRVIYTQKRLESLLFKDAKTRIAEYILEQARKSGRNIVDGSVVIRNYLTHQEIANFTGTSRQTVTTILNQFREDNLLDFDRKRIRVKNLQKLQAEVA
- the murI gene encoding glutamate racemase; translation: MNPSPIGIFDSGLGGLSVWKEVKIACPSESLIYYADSGNCPYGSRPPEEIIHLSSEITQFLLRKHCKLIVVACNTATAAAIAHLRANFSVPFVGIEPALKPAAQLTKTGHIGVLATRGTFAGAHYQRTKEKFASKVEVHIQIGEGLVELVENNQANTPEAETLVRRYIGPMLDAGVDQIVLGCTHYPFLLPVMERVAGDRANIINPAPAVARQVVSQLEQLGLAAPEENQPEYSFFSSGDSARIFEMIG
- a CDS encoding DUF1684 domain-containing protein is translated as MRIFNLSLLVLVFIFLTAFSGSDKGYIRKIEKHRRQVHREFKNPETSPFRKEASAFHGLEYFAPDPAYRVVAQVKLTPEAQAFEMPTSDPKRNKKFVSYARLSFELKGETFELLAYRNLQLAGVKQYEDHLFLPVTDLTTGAETYGGGRYLDLNVPKDNTIEIDFNLLYNPYCAYSDGWSCPIPPPENFLNTRIEAGVKDYRAH
- a CDS encoding DUF2723 domain-containing protein encodes the protein MYRVKVWGPVITFLWIAGVYLLTRNPHPGFGDALGFLYHAEKGFDLATNATSHFLYINFAHIVVVLLPFLSTIVVLSLLSVVFGLLSLERLYRLALYICKDRQAARFTVLIIAFSFTWWRQAVVIEVYTFYCFCVLQVWVLVVKDVISGEYRRLPHAGFWMGLSVLAHIQTLLLIPFFLLYLWWGRSNKKQVALSLGISAALGSVLVVLPLVFHLNPVDAVFFDNHFRGEVLGIHLRDLIMGSFRSLGYLLYNFHIFIPFLVHGLIVTWRQERKMVQLLGLAALPVWLFAMRYNVSDNYVFFLLPYFALAVFAGMSFRFMVSGIQTGWLRICAIILPFVLSPLIYFFAWKTAEQIPAMQAFANSKAYKGGIAFYLWPGQSQAPDPLRLAKEIREGKVAPVPDFERYPMALKYLEIQNL
- a CDS encoding DUF885 domain-containing protein, which codes for MKITLRHLPIIILLALLLAGGIWVARFAWDRGHNIDQWAERVAVSMIENDPEFLSQVRPSLRDQAGNYDRKLTSRESLLKKNASLADGFLQEMAQIDTVDFTDRQRITHTLIRRSLQAAKQKAAFADYVFFLNPVDGPQVSLPGLFALHHEMTTQDEANHYLIRLRNVDESIEETIKVTREREAKGIHLPPSLIAAMRAQIARFLAIPPDQNPFYIGYARKLIKIEPTEINEYESANLLEQSSHVVEQEIYPAYTRLDEFLAQLPAREEPETGVWQWENGEKFYALMLEEAGIYGQKPADLHEKGQKSADSLALLLARALTLPHSEEKYPGKQLLAWSSAQPTSCVTGQIRYNPCLTAYQKLYRETRPMIGGIFENTESLASVSFIPAGEHDNTLPVSLQYFPSADSTLPDRLWIHPQMREKHKLYRNRSEIYRYLVPGDQFRQSLLTRQNDIPEFQKYQQYPAFAEGWALYADYIMDHDLNQYSGDSTGRIAYLEAQLRAAANLVADTGIHHEKWTTAQGKKYLMEKAGYSDEEADEMIQVILSHPGLVCSAWEGFSQLIHIRMYAEKILGNKFYLPEYHNALLFTGSAPVDVVTLEIRRLIEKKLAS